The genome window AATGGCAAACCATATAGAATCATTAGCAAATGGTCTTCAAATAGAAATGCCAATTTATGATTTTGTTACCCACACCAGAAAATCTGAGACAATCCAAGTAATGCCTAGTCCCTTTTTAATTGTAGATGGGATTTTAATATTATCCCAAGAAGTTTTAAGACCTCTTTTTGATATCTCTATTTTTATAGATATCCCTGAAGATGTCAGGTTCCAAAGACGCTTGAAGCGAGATGTAGAAGAAAGAGGAAGAAGCCCTGAAGGAGTCAAAGTTCAATATAATTCATTTGTTAAACCTATGCATGACCAATTTGTCCAACCTTCAAGAAAATTTGCCTCATATATTGCCTATGATAACGATACTGTGAATAACTATTTATTAACCGAATTAGTTGAGAATCTAAAAAATTAAGCATTAAAAAATCCATATCCTTTAAATTTTCTTTAAAATTGCTATCTACATTCTTTCTTATTTGTTTTGAAAATTCAGCATTCAGTGTATATTTCGATGACCTTAAACTTTTTTCTGGGGGAAAAATGAACTTTTCTTTAAAAGATTTGTTAAATAAGAATAAATATAGAATCGCAACAACCGTAACATTAACAACTTTAGCTTTTATCGGGTGTCAATCCCAAAAATCCAAAAGTTCTGATGATGTATTAGGCTCCTTTAACTCTAAAACCATTAAATTTAAAGATCTTTCAACAGCTGAAAAAACTGAACTTATCAATGCACAAAAAAAAGTATATGAAACGGCATCGGCTATTTTAGAAAAGCACTATTTAGATGCATGGTTTGATGATTATAAAAATCAAAATAAACTAGCTTCCTTAGATGCTGCTAAAGAAGATTACTATTCTAAAAAAGCAGTAGTTGGAGATGAAGTTGTTAAAAAATTTCTTGCAGACAATGCTAACAACCCTCAACTTTTGCAGATACCAGAAGACAAACGTTCTGGTTTGGTCAAACAATATCTAACAAGAATGGAACAAGCTAAAGCTGAACAAGAACTTATAGCTGAAGCTCAAGATAAAGGCAAAATTAAAGTTACTGGGATTGAAAAACCACAAGAAATAGTTGTCACCTTTAATGATGCAACAGGATATAAATATAATAGTAATTTAAAAAATCCTAAGGTTACTATAGTTGAATTTGCTGATTATCAATGTCCTTATTGCGTAAGAACTCATGAAACTCTTGAAAAAGTAATGGCTGAATACAAGGACAAAGTTCAATACATTTATAAAGATTTTCCTTTAATGCAAATCCACCCAGAAGCTCTACCAGCTGCAATTGCTGCGAAATGTGCTGCTAATCAAAACAAATACTGGGACATGCACAAATCGCTATATGTTAAAGGCTCTACTGATAAACTTTCATCTGAGACTTATCAAAAAATAGCTACAGAGCTAAAATTAAATATTGCTGATTTTAAAACCTGTTTAGAAGACAAAGATAAAACCATAAGCCAAGCTGTAATGGCACAAATGGAAGAGGGAAATAGTGTTGGAGTGAATGCTACTCCTTCCATTTTTATTAATGGTGAAAAATTTGAAGGTAATTTAAGCGTTGCTGGTCTGAAGAAAGAAATTGATGCTAAATTAAACGCAAAGTAACTTAGACCTTTCCATTACCAAACGACCAACAAGCTCTTTTCATTAGAAAAGAGCTTGTTTTTTATTAAATTAAAAAAATAATTAAGAGTGTACAAATTCATGACAGCAGTGTATAAAAATTATACATTATTTCTTTCTTAAATTATAGTTCTTTACCATTAACTGAAAATAAATTATACACTTTACCTTTGTTCACTTTCTCTACTTAGAACTTTATCTTTTTAAAGAATAAAAATAATTTATAAAAATAAAGAAAAAAATTTATTTTTTTATCCATTTTTCTATAAAAAACATTAATTCAATTTTAATTCAAAATTAATTAACAGTTATCTTTTTTGAAATAATTAAAAATCATCTAAATATTTTGGCACATTATTTGCTTTGTTTTTTTTATCGGTTCGTTCATCTTGAGCAGGGAGAGATCATGCAATTAAATAGTCATAATGTGAAGTATTTATACACTAGTCTGCTTTCCTTAGTTGCAGTTAGTTGTAATGTTGATTCAAAAAAATCAAAATCAGAAAAATTTGATGGTTCAAATTTTGTTACTGTTAGTGAGAAGAATTATAATAAAAATTACGACCTATCTACAGAAATAAATGAAAATAAAGTAGTAAAATTAGAAGGAATTAAAAATTCTGAAAAACTTCAAGAACTTTTATTTAAAGTTTCACCAATTGCATTAAATGATTCTGAAAGTAGCGATAAAGAAACTGACGTTTATTTATATAAAAACAATGAAAATAACCTTAGCTTAATTTCTGCAAGCAGCAATAATAAAGATACTGAAAAAGAAGTTGGAAAAATGATTTATGCTGAATTAAATTCAGAAAATAAATCTGATACTGAAGAAAATGATCAACCTCTTGACAAATCTTCTGTCACAGTAACTATTTTTGAGGAAAATTTATCTTGTTTTATGCCAAAATTAAGCAAAGATGACTCTCAATTAATTGATTACTGCGATAAAAAAGCTAATGTAAAATTACATTTTAAAGTAGATATGTTCGGCTCTCGTGCTGGAGAATTTATTCCTAAGGAAAATCCAAGTCAAAAAATAAGAACTGAAGATGGAAAATTCATAACTTTTAGCATTTCCCCAAGTGAAAGGGGTGGCCCAGGGTGGCATATAAAAAATTCTATCAAACAAGAAAAAATAAAATATGGAGACAGAATTTCTCCAGTAGCAAACAAGTATTTTTTTGAAATAAACTCTGACTCAAATAGTGGGAAAACTTTAGAAAATCAAGTACATATTGCAAACACTTTTCCAACAAATTTAAATCCTAAAACTACTTTTAGCGAAACGATAGGTTACAACTCAGGCATATCTGGTGGCTTAAAATTAGGCAGTAAAGCTGAATTCAAGCCAGCAGTTTCTCCAGCAACAGGACTTAGTCTTGGAGAAGTTGAAGCAAATGTTGGCTTAGAACTTGGTGCAAATATATTAAGAACAAGATCTAGAACAATTCAATTTGAGACATATGAATACACTGTCGAAAATAATAGCAATGGAAATAAAGCAATGTGGATTTGGGATGCAAAAATTCCAGAAAACATATGCACCTATTTAACTGGTTTTGACACAAAAAATTGTGACTTTAGTACATTACCTTGGAACACCAGATGGGCATCAAACATTAATAAGTTTTCAGCTATCAGCCACAAATCTTTTACACCAGCATTTTTGGCTACATATAGAACTTCAACTAGAAACAAAGGGATAACTTCTTTTGAAATCAGCACAAAAGCTCAAACAGCTGCTATATTTGGAGAAGTTTCACAATTGGTTATAAAAAAATCTTATAAGCTTGAAGTAGGTACTGGAGAAATTTCTGTAAATCCAATTGTAGTTTCAGTGAATTGGAATTCTCCATTTTTTGCCTCTGAAGAAAATATAAGATTGCAAAAAACAAATAGCCTTTATGCAACAAAATGTTTGGCTGTAAATAAAGCAACCAATGTTGTTTCATTAGCTGACTGTGATAATACCCATGAACAAATTTGGGGATATGACATAGAATTAAAGCTATTTAAATCTAGAACTGGACTGAATAATCTTTGCTTAGCTCTTCAACAAGATAAATCTGGACAAGATGTTGCTGTAGCCGAACCATGTTTTGCAAATAGTGAAGATAAAGTTGTAAAAAATAATCAAATTTGGGAATTTACAACTGAAGGCTATATAAGGTCTAAAGAAGATCCTGAGCAAAGAGTGCTTGATACGAATGATAATGGAGAACTTGTATTAAAAGTTCCCAATAAGTTAACACCAAAATTTAAAGCTTATGACGCCAAACTTTAAAAGCTCTTTAGCAAAGAGACGAAGATAATAACATCCTCGTCTCTTTTTTTGTTAACGCTTCTAAAATTATTTTAAGATTTAAAATTTCGTTTGAAAAACAATTTACTTAGCTAAAGCAGCAACTCCTAAAAGTCCTTTTATATCTTCATCCGTGATAGATAAACCAGCACCTACAAATGGAAACGGCTTATCATATAAAACCAAGCCGTCTACCCCAGCCGTAAGAAAGATATTTGGGGTAATAAATACGTTTGTAAAAGCTTTGATATTAAATGGACCTTTGCTGCCATATTGAGTATCAGATGGTGTTGGGCTGCCACCAAATTGAGAAAACTCAATAGACCCAACTAAACGATCTTTAAATACAAAAAAATCTGTTGCAAATCCGCCTGAACTAGCAAACATACCAACCCTCAGCCCCATAAAACCAATTCTTTGCGAAATTTGTAAATTATACCGTAAATTTGAAACATTTTCATTGGTATTTTTTTGGGTAGTTGTAGTGGTTGTATTTCCATTTGTAGTGGTTGTTGCAGTTGTCGTATCTACTTGTCTTCCATATGATACATTTGTAATACCTAATAAATAATATCTATCGGGGCGTGTGGAAAACATTAAATCAAACTCATTTGTAAATTTATCGCCAGTTTGCGCATTCGCCACCCTAAATTCAGCTCTATCCATCATTGTTAATTTTAATTGCGAAATAGGTTTTACGACGTCTTGAATGCTTTTCAAAGTAGCTTTAACTTCATCTGCAGTTTCATCTTTTGCAATTAACTGCCCAATAGTTCCTTCACCTTTTTCAATTTTAGAGGCCATTCTTTTTATAGAAGCTGTTGCCTCATCTACATTGGCAATAATATTTTCAATTTTTTCACGGTTTTCAGGAGTCGAAATATTTCTTAATTCAGAACTAAATGTTTTTAAATCGGAAATAATTTGATCTACTTTCGAGTCATTGCGCTCAATTAAATTTGAAATTCTAACTGCGCTATCTCGTATTCCTTTAATTGCTTCTTTTATGTTTGTTTTTTGCGAAGAAGTTATATCACGCAAATCAGCAGATACACCTTCAATATTATCAAGAATATTTTTAACAGAATTTTCACCTTCTTTAGTACCTAAAACATTCGATAAAGACCCAGTAATTTTTTTAATATCTCGGGCAATATTATTTAAATTTGTCATAAGAGCTTCAATGTCATTGGATTCTGGATTTCTAGGCATAAATTCGCCTGAAGACATATTTCCGACACCAGCTTGGTTTCTGACTATTTCAATAAATACATCACCTAAAATTCCTCTTGATTTTATTTCAAGAAAAGAACCCTTCGGTATTTTTAAATTACCGTCAACACTAAAATTTATTTTTGCACCATCCTGCAAAATTTCTACTGAAGTAACTTCACCAACCTGAACACCTGATGCACGCACTTGAGTGCGCTCTGCAACTCCTCTAACGTTACTTATCACAGTGTAAAAATGTTGTTTTTTTGAGGCAAAAGGATTTCCACCTAAAACCACAGCTGTGGTTGTTAGGACTGAAGCACCTAATATAGTAAATAAACCAACTTTAACTTCAGAGGACAGTGCCATTGTAAAACTAATCCTTAAATTCTAGATTCCGCATATTTAAATATTAAATTAAGCTATAGGAACTTCTAATGGTCCATTTCTGCCGCCAGTTAAAAATTGTCTAACAAGTTCGTCGCGACTTGATGCAAAATCATTTGGAGTTCCATGAAAGTATATTTTTCCTTTATGCAAAAGAAAAACATAATCTGCGACATTCATCACAGATGTAATGTCATGGCTTACCACAACAGAAGTGATACCGTCCAAATTTTTTTGCGTGTTTATTATCAAATTATCAATTAAGTCTGAAACCAGGGGATCCATACTTGTTGTAGGCTCATCATAAAGTAACAACTCAGGTTTTAGTGCCAAAGCTCTTGCAAGACCTACCCGTTTTCTTTCACCTATTGATAACTCTGGAGGATATTTTTCTTGGATACCAGGTAAACCAACCGTAGTAAGTAGTTGCGCTACTTCACTTTCTAATTCTGATTGCTTTAGTTTGCGATGATTTTGGAGTGGAAAAGACACATTTTCAAAAATAGTTAAACTATCAAACAATGCACCATCTTGAAAAAGAATACCAATTTTACTTCTAACTAATTCCCATTTTTCCTCAGAAGCACTCATCATATTGTTGCCATTAATAAAAATAGAACCGGAATCTGGTTTTAGCAGTCCGACTATATTCTTTAAAGTAACAGATTTTCCTTCTCCACTTCGTCCAATAATGAATGAAATTTTATTTCTTGGAATTTCTATATTCAATCCATTTAACACATGGTTATTACCAAACGATTTTTTTACTTCGACAAGTGAAACAATGCTCTGACTTGACATAATTATAATGTTTTACCTTATTTGGAAAATAGTTATGAAAAAGTCACCAACTAATATTGATAACAAACTAGCAACAACTGCGCTAGTAGTTGCCTCACCCACTCCTTTTGCTCCACCTTTTGCCTTAAACCCTTTATAGCAAGCAATAGTTGAAAAAATAAAACCAAATGCGGTAGCTTTAATTAAGCCTTTAACTACATCACTCCAATAAACAATCCATTTTAATTGCTGCATAAAAGTCATCGTATCAACTTTATAAAAGATAACTGCTACGGCATAACAGCCAATGACACCAACAAATAAAAAAATAGCTGCCAGAATTGGCATCATTATTGTACTTGCTAAAACCCTAGGAATAACGAGATAACTAATAGGATTTACACCCATTGCTTCCATTGCATCAATTTGTTCATTAACGCGCATAGTTGCAATTTCAGCAGCCATTGCAGCACCTGCACGCCCAATGACAATAAAACCACACATCACTGGTCCTAATTCTAGTGCGAGAGATTTTCCAGTTGCAGCACCCATTAATCCTTCTGCACTAAACAATCTAAAAATAACACCTAATTGTAATCCCAATACCCCACCCACAAAAAAGGCAGAAATTAAAATGATAGTAGCACTTTTATTTCCTACAAATTCTAATTGTTTAATTAAAAGACCTAATCTAAAAGGAGGCTTAAAAAACCAAACAAAAACTTCTTTAAAAAACAACAAAAAACGTCCTAAACCTGCAAGTAATTTTATTAAAACATCACCGATTACAAAAGGAACTAACGTAATATATTTCATTTTAAATATTTCCTGTTTTTTGCTGAATAATATCCCCTAGAGAAGATAAGTCAGAAAAGCGTAATTCTTGCTCACCGTCTAATCCAGAAGCGATTGGTATTTCAATGATGGATATTTTTGCAAACGAAAGTTCCTTAGAAATTTTTGTTTGTGTGTCTAAATAGCTTTTTAAATAGTTAGTAAATAATTTTTCTTTCTCATCAATAAATGAATTATCTTGAATAAACTGCAAAAGATTGGCATCTATTTTTAAATGCTCAGGAAAAGTTTTATTAATAATGGCATATTTGGGTTTAATACCTAAATTAACTAATATTCTTTGAATTTCTTTTGCTGTAAAAATTGCATCTTCTCTTATTGCGGTAACAATAAATATTTGAGTAGATGGCGTATTTAACCATTTTTGAGCTATTTTAATTCTTTCAAGTGCTGTAATAAAAACTTCGTCTAATAAAATTAAAAACTCACCAAAATTGACTATAAAATTGCGCCCACCTACTAAAGCTAAACCATCAATAATTTTTTTTGCTCCAGATTTAAATGCCCTTGCTACAAAACTTTGTTTTTCATGCGCACTTCCAACAAACCATTTAACCCAATCAATAATTTTACTATCTAAAAATAGTGAAACTTTCTCAGGCTTGGCAATAAAATCTATAGCATGAATACCGGGTGCTGTATCTATAACTAGCTCCTCTGTTTCAGGATATTGTTCAAGCCATTCCGCAACCCTTATTGCAGCTAAAGTATCAATGGCTGTGGCCATTTTGTTCGATAGTGCAGAAAAATAAGGATTTTTTAACAAATCATCCTTTTTTTCTTGCGACAACCCTTTTTCTTCTACCCAACGCATTAAGCTATCACCAATATGCAAGACGGAAGCACGTAATTGTCCTTTAGAATTTTCCAGAGGTATGATCGTACCCTCCTCTGTAATCGAGGTTGTACCTAAAGCTGTTTGTAATCTTTTAGCAGGATCAATACTTATGAGTCCGACATTTTTTCCCTTTTGCGCCATTGAGATGGCAAAAGAAGCAGACAACGTCGTTTTTCCAACTCCACCAGCTCCTAAAAAAACATGCAATCTTGGAAAAGATTTTCCCATGGAAACCTCTTAAGGAGTTCATTTTTTAAAAGTAAGAAGATAATAATTCAAGCATTTGGGGATGTGAATTAGACTGATTAATAATATTTAAATCAGGTAAAGAAACTATTGGAAGAGAATTATTTTTTTTATCCCTTTGATTTTTTGCCCAATTTGTTAATTTATTTTCATTCAGAGTTCTTTTATGCAGTATCGACAAAATTAATTTTAGTTCATTTTTAGCGTTATTAGTTTTTAATTTTGCTAATAAGTTTTTAAACCAAAAATCTTCTTCTGAAAAATTAAATGCAGGAAATTGATCAACATTTACAGATTGATTCACTATTAAAGCCAAGGGAGGTCTGAGCAATTGACTTGTAATTTTGGGGATAGTTTCTATACTTTCTTCGATTGGTAATTCCTCTGGTAAAGTAACAACTAAAACTCCTGTTTTTTCTCCATCCAACAAAAGTTTATTAACTCTTTCACACTCATAAGCAAGTGGCCCGGTCATTCCTAAATTTGCAACAGCAGGTGCAATGCCAAATAGTGATAAACCGTGTCCTGTCGCAGGAGAGTCTACGATAACTTTATCGTAGCAATATCCTTTTTCTTTTTCAGCGAGTTCAACTAACCAAAAAAGACGACCAAGAAAAAATAACTCTTGAACTCCAGGGGCGGCATGAATCAGTCGTTGTACGTGCTTATTTTCAATGACGACATTATAAATTAATCGCATTTTAAGATGTTCAACAAAGTATTCCTTAATAGACTCAGACGCAGAAAAGTTCATTGTCTTATAACCATGCGGAGTAGAAGATTCTTTGTGCGTGCAAGCAGGGATCGAATAAAGTTGAGAAATGGCATCTTTTAATGCCCATTGAACTAACAAAACTTTTTCACCTTGTTGCGCATAACGATACGCAATGGAAGCCGAGACCGTGGTTCTTCCTACACCACCTTTTCCTACTACAAATATAAGCTTTTGCTTTAATTCATTTAAAAGCGTCATGCATTAGACTTTTGGAACTTCTTTGTGCTCAACGTCTACAACTTGATTTTGATGTTGTGAGTTTTGCGGTGGAGTAATTTGCTTATCTTCAGTAGAGGAACCATTCAATCCTTTTTTAAAATTAGAAATTCCTTCTCCAAGTGCCTTACCCACAGAAGCAATTCTTTTTCCACCAAATAATACAATTACTATTCCAAAAATGAGTGCCAATTCACCAAAACTAAAGGTGTGCATAGACCACCCTCCTAAGAGCAGAAGAAATTGTTAGGTAAAACCAGAGACTAGAAAAGCCTCCCACCACGATTTCCCTTGGGATAACCTTAGCACAAAGATATGTCAAATATCAATTCTACCTAGAACTGCTTGCTTTATTCACATCACTCGGCATTGCTAGCATGACAGCTTCAGCAATATCCATAATCTCTAAGTCTTTTGTTTTTTCAATATTTTGGAAAGCACTTTTAAAGTTGATCATACAAAATGAACAACCCGTTACTAATGTTTTAGCTCCTGTTTGAGCAACGTGTTCTAATCTTTTTTCAACAATCTTTCCACCACCTTCACTTTCATACCACATATTACCACCACCCATTCCACAACAGCTGGAAGTTTCTCTACTTGCCTCCATTTCAGCTAAACGTAAGCCCGCTACTGCTTCTAAAATTTTGCGCGGCGCTTCGTATTCACCGTTGTGTCTTCCTAAAAAGCAGGGATCATGAAAAGTAACAGTTTTATTTACTTCAATAGGTAACAATAATTTATTTGCTTTATGAAGCTCTGATAGTAATTGTGTATGATGATAAACTTCATAAATTCCACCATACTCTTGATAATCATTTTTCAAAGTATTAAAGCAATGCGGGCAATGGGTAACAATCTTTTTAAATTTTAATTTATTTAGTTGTTCAACATTACTGTTTGCAATTTCTGCAAAAGAATACTCATCACCCAAACGCTTAACCGGTTCTCCATTACATTTTTCGGCTTTACCCATCACAGCAAAGTTTACTCCACAATATTTTAAAATGGAGACAACAGCTTTTGCTACCTTTTGATTCCCTAGATCATAAGCGCCTGCACAACCAACATAATACAGATATTCTACTTCAGGGGAGTCTCCAGTAATAATCGGTAGATCTAGTCCGTCGGCCCATTTAAAACGCTCCGCAGAAGCGAGTCCCCAAGGATTACTATATTGTTTTATATTTTCTATTGCTTTGCCAGCTGAAGCAGGAATTTCTCCCAAAGATAAAGTTTGGTAACGTCTTAACTGCATAATTGTACGAAGTTGATCTATTCCGACAGGACATTCATTTACACAACCACCGCAATTAGTGCATGCCCAAATTTCATTGTGTGTTATTACACCATTTTCAAATAGAAAATGCTTTTCTTCTTCACCTTGTTTTGGAAATAAAGCTTCAACAGTCATACTGTTCTTCATTTTTAAAATTATTTCCCTAGGATCTAATGGCTTTAATACTGCATTAGCAGGGCAAATATCTGTACATCTTCTGCATTCAGTACAACTATCAAAACTTAACAAATCTTTCCATGAAAAATCACGAATATCTCTTGCTCCAAAATATTCAGCTTCAGCATTTTCAAAATCCATTTTTGCTAGCATTACAGAAGGGGTTAATCTTTGAGTATATAGATTAAGAGATGCTGTTACAATATGCAAAGCTCTTGTATATGGTATTGTTGCTATAAAGGCCATGGTTGTTACCATATGAAAGTACCATAACGAAGTATAAATCATATTGGCATTACTTGAATCCATATTTTTTGGAAAGAGAAGACTAAATAAGTAACCAACAAAAGCCCATTGCGTATCTGGTGCATGCAGATCAAAAGCTAATCTAAATCCTTGCAACAAAAATCCTTGAATAACTAATAAAAAAAGGAAAGAATAAAGTAACGTATACCCAAGACTGTGGCTAAATTTATATTCTTTATTTGATCTTCTGAAAATTCCCAGAAGAAGACCAATTGCTAAAGAAACAC of Pigmentibacter sp. JX0631 contains these proteins:
- a CDS encoding twin-arginine translocase TatA/TatE family subunit; this translates as MHTFSFGELALIFGIVIVLFGGKRIASVGKALGEGISNFKKGLNGSSTEDKQITPPQNSQHQNQVVDVEHKEVPKV
- a CDS encoding ArsA-related P-loop ATPase is translated as MGKSFPRLHVFLGAGGVGKTTLSASFAISMAQKGKNVGLISIDPAKRLQTALGTTSITEEGTIIPLENSKGQLRASVLHIGDSLMRWVEEKGLSQEKKDDLLKNPYFSALSNKMATAIDTLAAIRVAEWLEQYPETEELVIDTAPGIHAIDFIAKPEKVSLFLDSKIIDWVKWFVGSAHEKQSFVARAFKSGAKKIIDGLALVGGRNFIVNFGEFLILLDEVFITALERIKIAQKWLNTPSTQIFIVTAIREDAIFTAKEIQRILVNLGIKPKYAIINKTFPEHLKIDANLLQFIQDNSFIDEKEKLFTNYLKSYLDTQTKISKELSFAKISIIEIPIASGLDGEQELRFSDLSSLGDIIQQKTGNI
- a CDS encoding ricin-type beta-trefoil lectin domain protein: MQLNSHNVKYLYTSLLSLVAVSCNVDSKKSKSEKFDGSNFVTVSEKNYNKNYDLSTEINENKVVKLEGIKNSEKLQELLFKVSPIALNDSESSDKETDVYLYKNNENNLSLISASSNNKDTEKEVGKMIYAELNSENKSDTEENDQPLDKSSVTVTIFEENLSCFMPKLSKDDSQLIDYCDKKANVKLHFKVDMFGSRAGEFIPKENPSQKIRTEDGKFITFSISPSERGGPGWHIKNSIKQEKIKYGDRISPVANKYFFEINSDSNSGKTLENQVHIANTFPTNLNPKTTFSETIGYNSGISGGLKLGSKAEFKPAVSPATGLSLGEVEANVGLELGANILRTRSRTIQFETYEYTVENNSNGNKAMWIWDAKIPENICTYLTGFDTKNCDFSTLPWNTRWASNINKFSAISHKSFTPAFLATYRTSTRNKGITSFEISTKAQTAAIFGEVSQLVIKKSYKLEVGTGEISVNPIVVSVNWNSPFFASEENIRLQKTNSLYATKCLAVNKATNVVSLADCDNTHEQIWGYDIELKLFKSRTGLNNLCLALQQDKSGQDVAVAEPCFANSEDKVVKNNQIWEFTTEGYIRSKEDPEQRVLDTNDNGELVLKVPNKLTPKFKAYDAKL
- a CDS encoding ATP-binding cassette domain-containing protein produces the protein MSSQSIVSLVEVKKSFGNNHVLNGLNIEIPRNKISFIIGRSGEGKSVTLKNIVGLLKPDSGSIFINGNNMMSASEEKWELVRSKIGILFQDGALFDSLTIFENVSFPLQNHRKLKQSELESEVAQLLTTVGLPGIQEKYPPELSIGERKRVGLARALALKPELLLYDEPTTSMDPLVSDLIDNLIINTQKNLDGITSVVVSHDITSVMNVADYVFLLHKGKIYFHGTPNDFASSRDELVRQFLTGGRNGPLEVPIA
- a CDS encoding thioredoxin domain-containing protein, with amino-acid sequence MNFSLKDLLNKNKYRIATTVTLTTLAFIGCQSQKSKSSDDVLGSFNSKTIKFKDLSTAEKTELINAQKKVYETASAILEKHYLDAWFDDYKNQNKLASLDAAKEDYYSKKAVVGDEVVKKFLADNANNPQLLQIPEDKRSGLVKQYLTRMEQAKAEQELIAEAQDKGKIKVTGIEKPQEIVVTFNDATGYKYNSNLKNPKVTIVEFADYQCPYCVRTHETLEKVMAEYKDKVQYIYKDFPLMQIHPEALPAAIAAKCAANQNKYWDMHKSLYVKGSTDKLSSETYQKIATELKLNIADFKTCLEDKDKTISQAVMAQMEEGNSVGVNATPSIFINGEKFEGNLSVAGLKKEIDAKLNAK
- the udk gene encoding uridine kinase, with the translated sequence MKNKKSSTVIAITGGSGSGKTTAARKLLKLFGKEQCQIISQDSYYFDHSKKFTGDGSVNFDHPNSIDFTLMANHIESLANGLQIEMPIYDFVTHTRKSETIQVMPSPFLIVDGILILSQEVLRPLFDISIFIDIPEDVRFQRRLKRDVEERGRSPEGVKVQYNSFVKPMHDQFVQPSRKFASYIAYDNDTVNNYLLTELVENLKN
- a CDS encoding MlaD family protein gives rise to the protein MALSSEVKVGLFTILGASVLTTTAVVLGGNPFASKKQHFYTVISNVRGVAERTQVRASGVQVGEVTSVEILQDGAKINFSVDGNLKIPKGSFLEIKSRGILGDVFIEIVRNQAGVGNMSSGEFMPRNPESNDIEALMTNLNNIARDIKKITGSLSNVLGTKEGENSVKNILDNIEGVSADLRDITSSQKTNIKEAIKGIRDSAVRISNLIERNDSKVDQIISDLKTFSSELRNISTPENREKIENIIANVDEATASIKRMASKIEKGEGTIGQLIAKDETADEVKATLKSIQDVVKPISQLKLTMMDRAEFRVANAQTGDKFTNEFDLMFSTRPDRYYLLGITNVSYGRQVDTTTATTTTNGNTTTTTTQKNTNENVSNLRYNLQISQRIGFMGLRVGMFASSGGFATDFFVFKDRLVGSIEFSQFGGSPTPSDTQYGSKGPFNIKAFTNVFITPNIFLTAGVDGLVLYDKPFPFVGAGLSITDEDIKGLLGVAALAK
- a CDS encoding heterodisulfide reductase-related iron-sulfur binding cluster — encoded protein: MDAQQLTRQIYWSPSGGLNEILHMTTYFWLAIATVVFAYGVWKHIVLWRAGKPEVCFDKPVERIILFFRNVIAQAKVLRSRRQRDPKPRSIYAAWMHGLIFYGFFALFFCTTIVALKDYNITDLYHGWFYAFVKVTGQIGGVSLAIGLLLGIFRRSNKEYKFSHSLGYTLLYSFLFLLVIQGFLLQGFRLAFDLHAPDTQWAFVGYLFSLLFPKNMDSSNANMIYTSLWYFHMVTTMAFIATIPYTRALHIVTASLNLYTQRLTPSVMLAKMDFENAEAEYFGARDIRDFSWKDLLSFDSCTECRRCTDICPANAVLKPLDPREIILKMKNSMTVEALFPKQGEEEKHFLFENGVITHNEIWACTNCGGCVNECPVGIDQLRTIMQLRRYQTLSLGEIPASAGKAIENIKQYSNPWGLASAERFKWADGLDLPIITGDSPEVEYLYYVGCAGAYDLGNQKVAKAVVSILKYCGVNFAVMGKAEKCNGEPVKRLGDEYSFAEIANSNVEQLNKLKFKKIVTHCPHCFNTLKNDYQEYGGIYEVYHHTQLLSELHKANKLLLPIEVNKTVTFHDPCFLGRHNGEYEAPRKILEAVAGLRLAEMEASRETSSCCGMGGGNMWYESEGGGKIVEKRLEHVAQTGAKTLVTGCSFCMINFKSAFQNIEKTKDLEIMDIAEAVMLAMPSDVNKASSSR
- a CDS encoding ArsA family ATPase, producing the protein MTLLNELKQKLIFVVGKGGVGRTTVSASIAYRYAQQGEKVLLVQWALKDAISQLYSIPACTHKESSTPHGYKTMNFSASESIKEYFVEHLKMRLIYNVVIENKHVQRLIHAAPGVQELFFLGRLFWLVELAEKEKGYCYDKVIVDSPATGHGLSLFGIAPAVANLGMTGPLAYECERVNKLLLDGEKTGVLVVTLPEELPIEESIETIPKITSQLLRPPLALIVNQSVNVDQFPAFNFSEEDFWFKNLLAKLKTNNAKNELKLILSILHKRTLNENKLTNWAKNQRDKKNNSLPIVSLPDLNIINQSNSHPQMLELLSSYF
- a CDS encoding ABC transporter permease, giving the protein MKYITLVPFVIGDVLIKLLAGLGRFLLFFKEVFVWFFKPPFRLGLLIKQLEFVGNKSATIILISAFFVGGVLGLQLGVIFRLFSAEGLMGAATGKSLALELGPVMCGFIVIGRAGAAMAAEIATMRVNEQIDAMEAMGVNPISYLVIPRVLASTIMMPILAAIFLFVGVIGCYAVAVIFYKVDTMTFMQQLKWIVYWSDVVKGLIKATAFGFIFSTIACYKGFKAKGGAKGVGEATTSAVVASLLSILVGDFFITIFQIR